In Calidithermus timidus DSM 17022, the following are encoded in one genomic region:
- a CDS encoding LysE family translocator gives MEALALGFSLGLWAGINPGPLTLLVIRQALTHGAGAAVLASLAPLLTDSFAILLAFVVARSLPPGLEQAMEAVGGAFLIYLGYKGLRKAGNADPRSGALRGLRDAVVVNLTNPHMYLFWFAVGVGQLKRPAPEPLWFILGFYPAIVGSKALIGTLIARYRHLSWLLPLARWSNALLIALGGYLLVVAARA, from the coding sequence ATGGAAGCCCTAGCCCTGGGTTTTTCGCTGGGCCTGTGGGCCGGGATTAACCCAGGCCCCCTCACCCTGTTGGTCATCCGGCAGGCCCTCACCCACGGAGCCGGGGCCGCCGTCCTCGCCTCGCTGGCTCCCCTGCTCACCGACTCCTTCGCCATCCTGCTGGCCTTTGTGGTGGCCCGGAGCCTACCGCCGGGTCTCGAGCAGGCCATGGAGGCCGTGGGCGGGGCGTTCCTGATCTACTTGGGCTATAAGGGCCTGCGCAAAGCGGGCAACGCCGACCCCAGAAGCGGGGCCCTACGGGGGCTACGCGACGCGGTGGTGGTCAATCTGACCAACCCCCACATGTACCTGTTCTGGTTTGCGGTGGGGGTGGGACAGCTCAAGCGGCCCGCACCCGAGCCGCTTTGGTTTATCCTCGGCTTCTACCCAGCCATCGTGGGCAGCAAGGCCCTCATCGGCACACTGATCGCCCGCTACCGCCACCTGAGCTGGCTGCTCCCGCTGGCCCGCTGGAGCAACGCTTTACTGATAGCTCTCGGCGGCTACCTGCTCGTAGTGGCCGCGCGCGCGTAG
- a CDS encoding NYN domain-containing protein, producing the protein MDRVAIFIDGSNLYKGLVSSLGSDYRLDFVGFIEHLVGSRKLLRAYYYNAPLPAEDPAAKAHQSFLNYLKRVPYVTVRLGRLERRGEGFVEKGVDIQIAIDLLRLGYARAFDVAILVSGDGDFAEVVKVIQDMGLQVENTTFQSLSSYRLAQQADRYFPLDELPWEQLRARGHYEQVAAESYQ; encoded by the coding sequence ATGGATAGGGTCGCCATATTTATCGATGGAAGCAATCTCTATAAGGGCCTGGTCTCCAGCTTAGGCTCTGACTACCGCCTGGACTTCGTGGGTTTCATCGAGCACCTGGTGGGCTCGCGTAAACTGCTGAGGGCCTACTACTACAATGCCCCCCTGCCCGCTGAAGATCCTGCCGCCAAGGCGCACCAGAGCTTTCTCAACTACCTCAAGCGGGTGCCCTACGTCACGGTGCGGCTGGGGCGGCTCGAGCGGCGGGGTGAGGGCTTTGTGGAGAAGGGCGTGGACATCCAGATCGCCATCGACCTGCTGCGCTTGGGCTATGCCAGGGCCTTCGACGTGGCGATACTGGTCTCGGGCGACGGCGATTTCGCCGAGGTGGTCAAGGTGATCCAGGACATGGGGCTCCAGGTGGAGAACACCACCTTCCAAAGCCTCTCCTCCTACCGCCTGGCCCAGCAGGCCGACCGCTACTTCCCCCTCGACGAGTTGCCCTGGGAGCAGCTACGCGCGCGCGGCCACTACGAGCAGGTAGCCGCCGAGAGCTATCAGTAA
- a CDS encoding NUDIX hydrolase, which yields MEAKAKPSERVLGAGGVVFNPAGEVLLIRDRMGYWVFPKGHLDEGESPEQAALREVREETGIEGEVLGNLPSTRYTNNRGVEREIRWFLMLGQGPIRLEPGLTGAGFFALEEARRILAFPEDLKLLEAAHGDFSAR from the coding sequence ATGGAAGCCAAGGCCAAGCCAAGTGAGCGGGTGCTGGGGGCGGGGGGCGTGGTGTTCAACCCGGCGGGCGAGGTGCTGCTGATCCGTGACCGCATGGGCTACTGGGTCTTCCCCAAGGGACACCTCGACGAGGGTGAGTCCCCCGAGCAGGCCGCCCTGCGCGAGGTGCGAGAAGAGACCGGCATTGAGGGTGAGGTGCTGGGCAACCTCCCCTCCACTCGCTACACCAACAACAGGGGAGTAGAGCGCGAGATCCGCTGGTTCTTGATGCTGGGCCAGGGGCCTATCCGCCTCGAGCCCGGCCTCACCGGAGCGGGCTTCTTCGCCCTCGAGGAGGCCCGCCGCATTCTGGCCTTCCCCGAAGACCTCAAACTGCTGGAGGCAGCGCATGGCGATTTTTCGGCTCGGTGA
- a CDS encoding gamma carbonic anhydrase family protein yields MAIFRLGEHEPHIHESAFVAPGAVLVGQVEVAAKASVWFGAVIRGDTEQVVIGPGSNVQDGAVLHADPGDPCLLAASVTVGHRAVVHGATVEEGALIGIGAIVLNRARIGRGAVVGAGAVVPPGMEIPAGMLAVGVPAKVRGPVEAPANAPRYQELSQRYRAELVPVPPPQRYQLTLKGQDALNPFSEVHMGLKKKSPAALSTLRALAANQLGSLEPEAIQTLVREGLVRAI; encoded by the coding sequence ATGGCGATTTTTCGGCTCGGTGAACACGAACCCCACATTCACGAGAGCGCTTTCGTAGCTCCGGGTGCGGTGCTGGTGGGGCAGGTGGAGGTAGCGGCCAAAGCCTCGGTGTGGTTTGGCGCGGTGATCCGCGGCGACACCGAGCAGGTAGTCATTGGCCCTGGCAGCAACGTGCAGGACGGAGCGGTGCTCCACGCCGACCCGGGTGACCCCTGCTTGCTGGCGGCGAGCGTGACGGTGGGGCACCGGGCGGTGGTACACGGGGCCACCGTGGAAGAAGGCGCCCTCATCGGCATCGGAGCCATCGTGCTCAACCGGGCGCGTATCGGGCGGGGGGCGGTGGTGGGCGCGGGGGCGGTGGTGCCCCCTGGCATGGAAATCCCCGCGGGGATGCTGGCGGTGGGGGTTCCGGCCAAGGTGCGCGGCCCGGTAGAGGCCCCGGCCAACGCCCCGCGCTACCAGGAGCTGTCCCAGCGCTACAGGGCCGAGTTGGTACCAGTCCCCCCACCTCAACGCTACCAGCTCACCCTCAAAGGCCAGGACGCGCTCAACCCCTTCAGCGAGGTCCACATGGGGCTGAAGAAGAAGAGCCCCGCGGCCCTCAGCACCCTGCGGGCCTTGGCGGCCAACCAGTTGGGCAGCCTCGAGCCCGAAGCCATCCAAACCCTGGTGCGCGAGGGCCTGGTACGGGCAATCTGA
- a CDS encoding DUF1775 domain-containing protein, translating to MRKLSRYALIFASLVLPLALAHAVVRTEMNLAESKVGVSETYRLQVPVERPMATVEIRMIVPEGFVLTRFLQTPGWERSVVKDANGLIKEVTWKGRLEDGEFVRFVFQGRNPQTPGTLVWKVYQKYEDGTVVAWDDSDKEKAPASKVEIK from the coding sequence ATGCGCAAATTGTCCCGTTATGCCCTGATTTTCGCTTCGCTGGTCCTCCCGTTGGCGCTGGCCCACGCCGTGGTGCGTACCGAGATGAACCTCGCCGAGTCCAAGGTGGGAGTCAGCGAGACCTACCGTCTGCAAGTGCCGGTCGAAAGGCCGATGGCCACCGTCGAAATTCGCATGATCGTGCCCGAGGGCTTCGTCCTAACCCGCTTCCTGCAAACCCCCGGCTGGGAACGCAGCGTGGTCAAAGACGCCAACGGCCTCATCAAGGAGGTAACCTGGAAGGGCCGCCTCGAGGACGGTGAGTTCGTGCGCTTCGTCTTCCAGGGTCGCAACCCCCAGACCCCTGGCACTTTGGTCTGGAAAGTCTACCAGAAGTACGAGGACGGCACGGTAGTTGCCTGGGACGACAGCGACAAGGAGAAGGCCCCGGCCTCCAAGGTGGAGATCAAGTAG
- a CDS encoding copper resistance CopC family protein, producing MRPGFMVGLLSLVVGAVLAHAGLFRGTPAPDERVKIPPKSVVLEFAEAVELKFSTFKVFALEAKDLKAAKAEAETLFKSRLSLKGDEGSRADAGLATTVATAARVEIRLKEKLEPGYYAVMWKVLSVDTHVTSDFYVFSYQP from the coding sequence ATGCGCCCTGGGTTCATGGTCGGACTGTTGAGCCTGGTGGTGGGTGCGGTGCTGGCCCACGCCGGGCTCTTTCGGGGCACGCCCGCCCCCGACGAGCGGGTGAAGATCCCCCCTAAGAGCGTGGTGCTCGAGTTCGCCGAAGCGGTGGAGTTGAAGTTCTCCACCTTCAAGGTCTTCGCGCTCGAGGCCAAGGACCTCAAGGCCGCCAAAGCCGAGGCCGAGACCCTCTTCAAGAGCCGCCTGAGCCTAAAGGGTGACGAGGGCAGTCGGGCCGATGCAGGCCTGGCGACCACCGTCGCAACGGCGGCCCGAGTCGAGATCCGATTGAAAGAAAAGCTCGAGCCCGGCTACTACGCGGTGATGTGGAAAGTGCTCTCGGTGGATACCCACGTCACCAGCGACTTCTACGTGTTCAGCTATCAGCCCTAG
- a CDS encoding copper resistance D family protein, with amino-acid sequence MHEHASHLQLEALLRGLLYLGSFGLLGVGLFSRWIGPERSREQPRRLWGMLWASALLVAGSSLYFAYHTAQMIGSAEFFWPYLLQTQQGNYLLLRLALGAGLLALGPGGTGPLQRLLHAVLGLGFLLTLSMTAHAGAKGGLALVGDLAHLAASVSWGGSLLALLLCWDSRPATQQALQRFSKLSLLAVGLFVGTGLLLGLTHAGDLRPTILSQHDYGRVLLNKGVLVALILGLAGINRWVLLPRAQRGGSLKSLEPMVLLEALLLVTVLITTGTLATTAPPEPKQQPAVQAPSNSGLKVQATLPEGLLSGWLEPDRLGLLHLTLELRDASGQPLPDAPSLTLIAIQKGTPPIRMPVLPNPEGNYHAVLPLPQGGAWKVRLEFAGRVLEYGLELPQ; translated from the coding sequence ATGCACGAGCATGCCAGCCACCTCCAGCTCGAGGCCCTTCTGCGCGGCCTGCTGTACCTGGGCAGCTTCGGCCTGCTGGGGGTGGGGCTGTTTAGCCGCTGGATCGGGCCGGAGCGGAGCCGGGAGCAACCCCGAAGGCTGTGGGGAATGCTGTGGGCTTCGGCGCTGCTGGTGGCGGGCTCGAGCCTCTACTTCGCTTATCACACCGCCCAGATGATCGGCTCTGCCGAGTTTTTCTGGCCCTACCTGCTCCAGACCCAGCAGGGCAACTACCTGCTGCTGCGGCTGGCGCTGGGAGCGGGCCTGCTGGCCCTGGGGCCGGGAGGAACGGGGCCCCTCCAGCGGCTCCTACACGCGGTTTTAGGCCTAGGTTTCCTGCTAACCTTGAGCATGACTGCCCACGCCGGGGCTAAGGGAGGGCTGGCCCTCGTCGGTGACCTGGCCCACCTCGCCGCCAGCGTGAGCTGGGGTGGCAGCCTTCTGGCGCTGCTGCTGTGCTGGGACTCACGTCCCGCCACCCAACAGGCGCTGCAGCGCTTCTCCAAGCTGAGCCTGCTGGCTGTGGGGCTCTTTGTGGGCACCGGACTGCTCTTGGGACTAACCCACGCCGGCGACCTCAGGCCCACCATCCTCAGCCAGCACGACTACGGGCGGGTCTTGCTCAACAAGGGCGTGCTGGTGGCGCTCATCTTGGGACTGGCCGGGATCAACCGTTGGGTGCTGTTGCCGCGCGCGCAGCGTGGAGGCAGCCTGAAGAGCCTCGAGCCCATGGTGTTACTCGAGGCTCTGCTGCTGGTTACGGTGCTCATCACCACGGGAACCCTGGCTACCACCGCTCCCCCAGAGCCCAAGCAGCAGCCGGCGGTCCAGGCTCCCAGCAACTCCGGCTTAAAAGTGCAGGCCACGCTACCCGAAGGGCTCTTGAGTGGCTGGCTCGAGCCAGACCGTCTCGGGCTGCTCCACCTGACCCTCGAGTTGCGCGATGCTTCGGGACAGCCCCTGCCCGACGCACCCAGCCTCACCCTGATCGCCATCCAGAAGGGCACCCCACCCATTCGCATGCCTGTGCTGCCCAACCCAGAAGGCAACTACCACGCCGTTTTGCCCCTACCCCAAGGAGGAGCATGGAAGGTGCGGCTGGAGTTTGCAGGGAGGGTGCTGGAGTACGGCCTCGAGCTACCGCAGTGA
- a CDS encoding DUF3344 domain-containing protein, translating to MRRLIFGVLLVLGVAQAQVVTSFSARYQGNEQGNILLIGNTLMCAGSGSSCNASQMNSTDANNAQNMIFINADSAAPAWPAGKNGSSAATLQLPSGAQVLFAGLYWGARAASNNNTRNTISIKPPGSSSYQSITGSLLGTITSQGSNSDRPYSAFANLTSLVQASGNGTYWVGGITAATGNDGLGFYAGWSLVVVYRDTTQPLRNLVVYDGLATVSSGNNVTITPSGFLTPAVGAVQASLGAVAFEGDAGIPGDQLILNGTALSDAQNPSNNFFNSSISRLGSRVSSKNPDYINQMAVDVDLVDATGRIPNGATSATVQFTSSQDAYFPTVLTFAVDLYLPDLITSFSKTVQDINGGSVVVGDVLEYTLSFTNTGQDGATNVILTDPIPTHTVYVPNSLQVINNAGASTGSMTDAAGDDIAEFDSANNRVRFRLGLGANASQGGLVLPGQGATVRFRVQVQPSAAGQTIQNTAQVNYAAQTLGQSYSQQASTSVSTPVAGVSMSGTVYHDLQPNGLREPGEDWSSGTSVYVNLVQGGSVVQSAAVSAGMGSYSFSGVAPGNYTLVVTASASSTTPTPPSGWLFIEPVAGSRSLSVGGSNVTGQDFGLYHGSRISGTVFRDDGLGSGTANDALQNGGEPGIAGVSVTASDGAQSRSTPTDSLGNYVLYVPYTFASSVTLSHPLAPATGSNVGGGSVVLATAYGQSAAQQRTISPFAAGNRYDGYNFGVVRPSLWQPDQSGQASSPGVVTYAHRVRPGTLGTLTFLRVSGNWNYLLRIDANCDGDFDDAGEGYQSLPYSLTVGSAWPREADGSLKACAVEVMVIVPAGLPGGSSDFLNLASRLRYANNAAVDDLLSLTDSTVVGVGGELRLTKQVQNLTQGTPPSTGRADGKPGEVLEYCIAYQNQSSAPITQVVLTDPIPFFTDYQSGTLRLNSILLTDAADADAGEVGGGLVRVRIGTLAAGAGGQVCYRVKIR from the coding sequence ATGAGACGGCTGATCTTTGGGGTGCTGTTGGTGCTGGGGGTGGCTCAGGCTCAGGTGGTCACGTCCTTCAGCGCCCGCTACCAGGGTAATGAGCAGGGCAACATCCTGCTCATCGGTAACACGTTGATGTGTGCGGGTTCGGGCTCGAGCTGCAACGCCAGCCAGATGAATAGCACTGACGCCAACAACGCCCAGAACATGATTTTTATCAATGCGGACAGTGCTGCCCCGGCCTGGCCCGCTGGAAAGAACGGTTCTAGTGCTGCCACATTGCAGCTACCCTCGGGGGCGCAGGTGCTCTTCGCGGGGCTGTACTGGGGAGCGCGAGCCGCCTCCAACAACAACACCCGCAACACTATTTCCATCAAGCCGCCGGGCAGCAGTTCGTACCAGTCGATCACCGGCAGCCTGCTCGGCACAATCACCTCTCAGGGCTCGAATTCAGATCGCCCTTATTCGGCCTTTGCTAACCTCACCTCCTTGGTCCAGGCTTCAGGCAATGGCACCTACTGGGTAGGTGGGATTACCGCCGCTACTGGAAACGATGGGTTGGGTTTCTACGCGGGCTGGTCGCTGGTGGTGGTCTACCGCGACACCACCCAGCCCCTGCGCAACCTCGTCGTTTACGACGGCCTGGCCACTGTGTCCTCGGGCAACAATGTTACCATCACCCCCAGCGGTTTTCTCACTCCGGCGGTGGGAGCGGTGCAGGCTTCCCTGGGTGCAGTAGCTTTTGAGGGTGACGCAGGTATTCCAGGAGATCAGCTGATCCTCAACGGCACAGCTTTGTCTGATGCTCAAAATCCCAGCAATAACTTTTTCAACAGCAGTATTTCTCGCTTGGGCAGCCGCGTTAGCTCCAAGAACCCCGATTACATCAACCAGATGGCGGTGGACGTGGACCTCGTAGACGCCACCGGGCGGATCCCCAACGGAGCCACTTCTGCCACCGTCCAGTTCACCAGTTCCCAGGATGCTTACTTTCCTACGGTGCTCACTTTTGCCGTGGATCTCTATCTGCCCGACCTCATCACTAGCTTCAGCAAAACGGTGCAGGACATTAACGGCGGGTCGGTGGTGGTAGGGGACGTACTCGAGTACACCCTGAGCTTCACCAACACGGGCCAGGACGGAGCGACCAACGTCATCCTGACGGACCCCATACCCACCCACACCGTCTACGTGCCCAACAGCCTCCAGGTGATCAACAATGCGGGGGCTTCCACCGGAAGCATGACCGACGCGGCTGGGGACGACATTGCCGAGTTTGACAGCGCCAACAATCGCGTACGCTTCCGGCTGGGTTTGGGAGCTAACGCCTCGCAGGGGGGCTTGGTGTTGCCTGGCCAGGGCGCCACGGTCCGCTTCCGGGTACAGGTTCAGCCTTCGGCTGCGGGCCAGACCATCCAGAACACGGCGCAGGTGAATTACGCCGCCCAGACCCTGGGTCAGAGCTACAGCCAGCAGGCCTCGACCTCGGTGAGTACGCCGGTAGCTGGGGTCTCAATGTCGGGGACGGTTTACCACGACCTCCAACCCAACGGGCTGCGCGAGCCCGGCGAGGATTGGAGCAGCGGCACCTCGGTGTACGTCAACTTGGTGCAGGGCGGCAGCGTGGTGCAGAGTGCGGCGGTAAGCGCGGGCATGGGCAGCTATAGCTTCAGCGGGGTGGCGCCTGGGAACTACACCCTGGTGGTGACGGCCTCGGCCAGCTCCACTACCCCCACCCCTCCCTCCGGCTGGCTGTTCATCGAGCCCGTGGCGGGCAGCCGCAGCCTCAGCGTGGGCGGCTCCAACGTGACCGGGCAAGACTTCGGCCTCTACCACGGCTCACGTATCAGCGGCACGGTCTTCCGTGACGACGGGTTGGGCTCAGGTACGGCCAACGACGCCCTGCAGAACGGGGGTGAGCCGGGGATTGCCGGCGTGAGCGTCACCGCCTCCGACGGTGCCCAGAGCCGCAGCACCCCCACCGACTCGCTGGGCAACTACGTGCTGTACGTGCCCTACACCTTCGCTTCCTCGGTCACCCTCTCGCACCCCCTGGCTCCGGCCACCGGCAGCAACGTGGGGGGTGGGAGCGTGGTGCTGGCTACCGCCTACGGCCAGAGCGCTGCCCAGCAGCGCACCATCAGCCCCTTCGCCGCGGGCAACCGCTACGACGGCTACAACTTCGGCGTGGTGCGGCCCAGCTTGTGGCAGCCCGACCAGTCGGGGCAGGCCTCCTCCCCCGGCGTGGTCACCTATGCCCACCGGGTGCGACCGGGCACCCTGGGCACCCTCACCTTCCTGCGGGTGAGCGGGAACTGGAACTACCTGCTGCGCATCGACGCCAACTGCGACGGCGACTTCGACGATGCGGGTGAGGGCTACCAGAGCCTGCCCTATAGCCTCACCGTGGGCAGCGCCTGGCCCCGCGAGGCCGATGGCAGCCTCAAAGCCTGTGCCGTGGAGGTCATGGTGATCGTCCCGGCGGGCCTGCCGGGTGGTAGCAGCGATTTCCTGAACCTCGCCTCGAGGCTCCGCTACGCGAATAACGCCGCCGTGGACGACCTCCTGTCCCTTACCGATTCCACCGTGGTGGGCGTGGGTGGCGAGTTGCGCCTCACCAAGCAGGTGCAAAACCTCACCCAGGGCACCCCTCCCTCCACCGGGCGGGCCGACGGCAAGCCGGGGGAGGTGCTGGAATACTGCATCGCTTACCAGAACCAGAGCAGCGCTCCCATCACCCAGGTGGTCCTCACCGATCCCATCCCCTTCTTTACCGACTACCAGTCGGGAACCCTGCGCCTGAACTCCATCCTCCTCACCGACGCCGCCGACGCCGACGCGGGCGAGGTGGGCGGGGGACTGGTGCGGGTGCGCATCGGGACGCTGGCGGCTGGAGCCGGTGGGCAGGTGTGCTACCGGGTGAAGATTCGTTAA